A stretch of the Actinomyces qiguomingii genome encodes the following:
- the nuoE gene encoding NADH-quinone oxidoreductase subunit NuoE: MSTTSENIPAPAAAGTSLGYTPEVAARLDTDIAEIMGRYPAGYERSAIIPMLHLIQSVDGYVSPAGLALVAQKLGLTRSEVSAVATFYSQFRRHPAGEYHVGVCTNALCAVMGGDEVWQAVSEHTGLGSDETSADGRISLERVECNAACDYAPVVMINWEFFDNQTPASAVDLIERLERGEDVAPTRGPETVPTFRENERLLAGFEDGRADEGVAAGESSLRGLRLAREHDWTAPAEQSAPDDAPAQEEDK, encoded by the coding sequence ATGAGCACCACTTCCGAGAACATCCCCGCTCCGGCAGCCGCCGGAACCTCCCTCGGTTACACCCCCGAGGTGGCCGCCCGGCTGGATACCGATATCGCGGAGATCATGGGCCGCTACCCGGCCGGGTATGAGCGCAGTGCCATCATCCCGATGCTGCACCTGATTCAGAGTGTGGACGGCTACGTCTCGCCTGCGGGCCTGGCGCTGGTGGCACAGAAACTGGGACTGACCCGCTCCGAGGTCTCCGCCGTGGCGACCTTCTACAGCCAATTCCGCCGCCACCCTGCGGGCGAGTACCACGTGGGCGTGTGCACCAACGCCCTGTGCGCCGTCATGGGCGGGGATGAGGTCTGGCAGGCCGTGAGCGAGCACACCGGGCTCGGCAGTGACGAGACCAGCGCGGACGGACGCATCAGCCTTGAGCGTGTGGAGTGCAACGCCGCCTGTGACTACGCACCCGTGGTGATGATCAACTGGGAGTTCTTCGACAACCAGACTCCCGCCTCCGCCGTCGACTTGATCGAGCGCCTGGAACGGGGCGAGGACGTCGCCCCCACCCGCGGTCCAGAGACCGTGCCCACCTTCCGCGAGAATGAGCGGCTGCTGGCCGGATTCGAGGACGGTCGTGCCGATGAAGGCGTGGCTGCCGGCGAGTCCAGCCTGCGCGGACTGCGGTTGGCCCGTGAGCACGACTGGACCGCTCCCGCCGAGCAATCGGCTCCCGACGACGCACCCGCCCAGGAGGAGGACAAGTGA
- the nuoF gene encoding NADH-quinone oxidoreductase subunit NuoF produces the protein MSEQTPGSVEPSFTAPGTLTPVVTDIWDKQRSWTLEAYRDAGGYRGLARAKTMSPEELVNLVKDSNLRGRGGAGFPTGLKWSFLPAPDGLPRYLVVNADESEPGTCKDMPTLIANPHALVEGVAITSRAIGADRAFVYVRGEVAHAYRRLLHAIHEAADAGLLADGFGLDGKQPLTIIAHAGAGAYICGEETALLDSLEGRRGHPRLRPPFPAVQGLYARPTVINNVETIASVPGVLAHGAAWYSSMGTERSKGHGLFSVTGHVTNPGQFEAPFGITMRELIELAGGIRRGHQLKFWVPGGSSTPIFGPEELDIPLDYESVVGAGSLLGTRALQVFDDTVSVVRVVSRWTEFYQHESCGKCTPCREGTYWMRQIMTRLEAGRGEPGDVEKLEDIAANIYGRSFCALGDAAATPIQSGIKRFRSEFEAGYTTPAAELFPPAASSIVNSQAESGR, from the coding sequence GTGAGCGAGCAGACTCCCGGCTCTGTAGAGCCGAGCTTCACCGCGCCGGGAACACTCACCCCGGTCGTTACTGACATATGGGACAAGCAGCGCTCCTGGACGCTGGAGGCCTACCGCGACGCCGGTGGTTACCGGGGTCTGGCGCGTGCCAAGACGATGAGTCCGGAGGAGCTGGTCAACCTTGTCAAGGATTCCAATCTGCGCGGCCGTGGCGGCGCCGGTTTCCCCACCGGGCTGAAGTGGTCCTTCCTGCCTGCCCCGGACGGACTGCCCCGCTACCTGGTGGTCAATGCCGATGAGTCCGAGCCCGGAACTTGCAAGGACATGCCGACCCTGATCGCCAATCCGCATGCCCTGGTGGAGGGCGTGGCCATCACCTCCCGCGCAATCGGTGCCGACCGCGCCTTCGTGTATGTGCGCGGCGAGGTTGCCCACGCCTATCGGCGCCTGCTGCACGCCATCCACGAGGCGGCCGACGCCGGTCTGCTTGCCGACGGCTTCGGCCTGGACGGCAAGCAGCCGCTGACGATCATTGCTCACGCCGGTGCCGGCGCCTATATCTGCGGGGAGGAGACCGCACTGCTGGACTCCCTGGAGGGACGCCGCGGTCATCCCCGCCTGCGCCCGCCCTTCCCGGCCGTGCAGGGTCTTTACGCCCGCCCCACCGTCATCAACAACGTGGAGACGATCGCCTCCGTGCCCGGGGTGCTGGCCCACGGCGCTGCCTGGTACTCCTCCATGGGAACCGAGCGTTCCAAGGGGCACGGCCTGTTCTCCGTGACCGGGCATGTGACCAACCCCGGCCAGTTCGAGGCGCCCTTCGGCATCACCATGCGTGAGCTGATCGAGCTGGCCGGCGGAATCCGAAGGGGTCACCAGCTGAAGTTCTGGGTGCCGGGCGGCTCTTCCACCCCGATCTTTGGCCCTGAGGAGTTGGACATCCCGCTCGACTACGAGTCCGTGGTGGGCGCCGGCTCCCTGCTGGGCACCCGCGCCTTGCAGGTCTTCGACGACACCGTCTCCGTGGTGCGCGTGGTGTCCCGGTGGACCGAGTTCTACCAGCACGAGTCCTGCGGTAAATGCACCCCCTGCCGGGAGGGTACCTACTGGATGCGGCAGATCATGACCCGCCTGGAGGCCGGGCGGGGCGAACCCGGTGACGTGGAGAAGCTGGAGGACATCGCCGCCAACATCTATGGGCGCTCCTTCTGCGCCCTCGGGGATGCGGCCGCCACCCCGATCCAGTCCGGCATCAAGCGGTTCCGCAGCGAGTTCGAGGCCGGTTACACCACGCCCGCGGCCGAGCTGTTTCCTCCCGCGGCCTCCTCCATTGTCAACAGCCAGGCCGAGAGCGGACGGTGA